The Oreochromis niloticus isolate F11D_XX linkage group LG15, O_niloticus_UMD_NMBU, whole genome shotgun sequence genome includes a region encoding these proteins:
- the tmem44 gene encoding transmembrane protein 44 isoform X1: protein MKKSVHIADGQVGERSDYFLTSLVDFCVDSVNTCLSRDADTLCVPVGLTFLSALLLLLSCLLFVVQRCKIRGENPGETAVFFYCFIGNLCSTTGAILSRQLHIQILMGAFAAAVDFVNCILWCFPVFLCWNSKAEKRLRMMKRRRRQHLLAVCVLMVVAGGFLKSRVSHASALQPVKGRTLLHVVLQVSSWSSSMDNTEILGYLLGLLSFVIACTSRIPALCRVCNGHKVTHTAIFSGLLCSLAGALYTTAILLCDTQFRFLMRAMPWLLSSAGCVTLDLLIVITHWCKRGSSKKAMRLFPDTERLLGGSRRPAKNNTAMKRQTKEQIPSSAQTKIKNLQKMREVGQYMDVSSQPARKKETSDVGSEPLSRRVGWIRADGFCSTDTSCDSSPVSSDLEWDFEAANAHWSKATAKQQEGDEFPLQEWPKNPEPFNICARSPSGLAQKALSGTEECGSVVSLAK from the exons atgaagaaaagtgTGCACATCGCGGATGGTCAAGTCGGGGAACGATCAGACTATTTCCTGACTAGTTTGGTTGATTTTTGCGTGGATTCAGTTAACACCTGTTTGTCCCGTGACGCAGACACACTTTGCGTCCCTGTTGGTCTCACCTTTCTTTCTGCGCTGCTTTTGCTGCTATCATGTCTCCT GTTcgttgttcagaggtgcaaaatTCGGGGAGAAAATCCGGGAGAAACCGCGGTTTTCTTCTACTGCTTCATCGGTAACCTGTGCAGTACAACTGGAGCCATCCTGTCCAGGCAGCTGCATATACAG ATTTTAATGGGTGcttttgctgctgctgtggatTTTGTGAACTGCATTTTGTGGTGCTTTCCAGTGTTCCTGTGTTGGAATTCGAAAGCAG AAAAAAGGCtgaggatgatgaagaggaggaggagacagcATCTCCTAGCAGTGTGTGTCTTGATGGTAGTTGCAGGAGGTTTTCTGAAGTCCAGGGTCTCCCACGCTTCAGCACTGCAGCCCGTCAAAGGGAGGACGCTGCTACATGTCGTCCTTCAAGTCTCCAGCTGGAGTTCTTCAATG GACAACACTGAAATCCTGGGTTACCTACTGGGGCTGCTGTCTTTTGTCATAGCCTGTACCTCCAGGATCCCCGCACTCTGCAGAGTA TGCAATGGACATAAGGTGACCCACACTGCCATTTTCTCTGGACTGTTGTGCTCACTGGCTGGTGCCCTCTACACTACAGCCATACTCCTCTGTGACACTCAGTTTAGATTTCTTATGAGAGCGATGCCATGGCTTCTGTCATCAGCAGGCTGCGTGACTCTGGACCTTCTT ATTGTAATTACTCATTGGTGCAAGAGAGGCTCCAGCAAGAAGGCTATGAGACTTTTTCCAGATACAGAGCGCCTTTTAGGTGGTTCACGGCGCCCTGCAAAGAATAACACTGCCATGAAGAGACAGACAAAAGAGCAAATTCCTTCATCAGCACAAACAAAA ataaaaaacctGCAGAAGATGAGAGAGGTGGGCCAATACATGGATGTCAGCAGTCAACCTGCGAGAAAA AAGGAGACGTCAGATGTGGGAAGCGAGCCTCTGAGCAGGAGGGTTGGGTGGATCAGAGCCGACGGCTTCTGCTCCACAGACACATCCTGTGACTCCTCGCCGGTCAGCTCGGATCTGGAG TGGGATTTTGAAGCAGCAAATGCACACTGGAGCAAAGCAACAGCAAAACAACAGGAGGGTGATGAGTTTCCCCTCCAAGAGTGGCCGAAAAACCCCGAACCCTTTAACATCTGTGCCCGTTCCCCGTCTGGACTCGCACAGAAAGCTCTATCTGGCACGGAAGAGTGTGGTTCTGTTGTAAGCTTAGCTAAATGA
- the tmem44 gene encoding transmembrane protein 44 isoform X2, whose translation MKKSVHIADGQVGERSDYFLTSLVDFCVDSVNTCLSRDADTLCVPVGLTFLSALLLLLSCLLFVVQRCKIRGENPGETAVFFYCFIGNLCSTTGAILSRQLHIQILMGAFAAAVDFVNCILWCFPVFLCWNSKAEKRLRMMKRRRRQHLLAVCVLMVVAGGFLKSRVSHASALQPVKGRTLLHVVLQVSSWSSSMDNTEILGYLLGLLSFVIACTSRIPALCRVCNGHKVTHTAIFSGLLCSLAGALYTTAILLCDTQFRFLMRAMPWLLSSAGCVTLDLLIVITHWCKRGSSKKAMRLFPDTERLLGGSRRPAKNNTAMKRQTKEQIPSSAQTKIKNLQKMREVGQYMDVSSQPARKETSDVGSEPLSRRVGWIRADGFCSTDTSCDSSPVSSDLEWDFEAANAHWSKATAKQQEGDEFPLQEWPKNPEPFNICARSPSGLAQKALSGTEECGSVVSLAK comes from the exons atgaagaaaagtgTGCACATCGCGGATGGTCAAGTCGGGGAACGATCAGACTATTTCCTGACTAGTTTGGTTGATTTTTGCGTGGATTCAGTTAACACCTGTTTGTCCCGTGACGCAGACACACTTTGCGTCCCTGTTGGTCTCACCTTTCTTTCTGCGCTGCTTTTGCTGCTATCATGTCTCCT GTTcgttgttcagaggtgcaaaatTCGGGGAGAAAATCCGGGAGAAACCGCGGTTTTCTTCTACTGCTTCATCGGTAACCTGTGCAGTACAACTGGAGCCATCCTGTCCAGGCAGCTGCATATACAG ATTTTAATGGGTGcttttgctgctgctgtggatTTTGTGAACTGCATTTTGTGGTGCTTTCCAGTGTTCCTGTGTTGGAATTCGAAAGCAG AAAAAAGGCtgaggatgatgaagaggaggaggagacagcATCTCCTAGCAGTGTGTGTCTTGATGGTAGTTGCAGGAGGTTTTCTGAAGTCCAGGGTCTCCCACGCTTCAGCACTGCAGCCCGTCAAAGGGAGGACGCTGCTACATGTCGTCCTTCAAGTCTCCAGCTGGAGTTCTTCAATG GACAACACTGAAATCCTGGGTTACCTACTGGGGCTGCTGTCTTTTGTCATAGCCTGTACCTCCAGGATCCCCGCACTCTGCAGAGTA TGCAATGGACATAAGGTGACCCACACTGCCATTTTCTCTGGACTGTTGTGCTCACTGGCTGGTGCCCTCTACACTACAGCCATACTCCTCTGTGACACTCAGTTTAGATTTCTTATGAGAGCGATGCCATGGCTTCTGTCATCAGCAGGCTGCGTGACTCTGGACCTTCTT ATTGTAATTACTCATTGGTGCAAGAGAGGCTCCAGCAAGAAGGCTATGAGACTTTTTCCAGATACAGAGCGCCTTTTAGGTGGTTCACGGCGCCCTGCAAAGAATAACACTGCCATGAAGAGACAGACAAAAGAGCAAATTCCTTCATCAGCACAAACAAAA ataaaaaacctGCAGAAGATGAGAGAGGTGGGCCAATACATGGATGTCAGCAGTCAACCTGCGAGAAAA GAGACGTCAGATGTGGGAAGCGAGCCTCTGAGCAGGAGGGTTGGGTGGATCAGAGCCGACGGCTTCTGCTCCACAGACACATCCTGTGACTCCTCGCCGGTCAGCTCGGATCTGGAG TGGGATTTTGAAGCAGCAAATGCACACTGGAGCAAAGCAACAGCAAAACAACAGGAGGGTGATGAGTTTCCCCTCCAAGAGTGGCCGAAAAACCCCGAACCCTTTAACATCTGTGCCCGTTCCCCGTCTGGACTCGCACAGAAAGCTCTATCTGGCACGGAAGAGTGTGGTTCTGTTGTAAGCTTAGCTAAATGA
- the tmem44 gene encoding transmembrane protein 44 isoform X3, with amino-acid sequence MSPRCKIRGENPGETAVFFYCFIGNLCSTTGAILSRQLHIQILMGAFAAAVDFVNCILWCFPVFLCWNSKAEKRLRMMKRRRRQHLLAVCVLMVVAGGFLKSRVSHASALQPVKGRTLLHVVLQVSSWSSSMDNTEILGYLLGLLSFVIACTSRIPALCRVCNGHKVTHTAIFSGLLCSLAGALYTTAILLCDTQFRFLMRAMPWLLSSAGCVTLDLLIVITHWCKRGSSKKAMRLFPDTERLLGGSRRPAKNNTAMKRQTKEQIPSSAQTKIKNLQKMREVGQYMDVSSQPARKKETSDVGSEPLSRRVGWIRADGFCSTDTSCDSSPVSSDLEWDFEAANAHWSKATAKQQEGDEFPLQEWPKNPEPFNICARSPSGLAQKALSGTEECGSVVSLAK; translated from the exons ATGTCTCCT aggtgcaaaatTCGGGGAGAAAATCCGGGAGAAACCGCGGTTTTCTTCTACTGCTTCATCGGTAACCTGTGCAGTACAACTGGAGCCATCCTGTCCAGGCAGCTGCATATACAG ATTTTAATGGGTGcttttgctgctgctgtggatTTTGTGAACTGCATTTTGTGGTGCTTTCCAGTGTTCCTGTGTTGGAATTCGAAAGCAG AAAAAAGGCtgaggatgatgaagaggaggaggagacagcATCTCCTAGCAGTGTGTGTCTTGATGGTAGTTGCAGGAGGTTTTCTGAAGTCCAGGGTCTCCCACGCTTCAGCACTGCAGCCCGTCAAAGGGAGGACGCTGCTACATGTCGTCCTTCAAGTCTCCAGCTGGAGTTCTTCAATG GACAACACTGAAATCCTGGGTTACCTACTGGGGCTGCTGTCTTTTGTCATAGCCTGTACCTCCAGGATCCCCGCACTCTGCAGAGTA TGCAATGGACATAAGGTGACCCACACTGCCATTTTCTCTGGACTGTTGTGCTCACTGGCTGGTGCCCTCTACACTACAGCCATACTCCTCTGTGACACTCAGTTTAGATTTCTTATGAGAGCGATGCCATGGCTTCTGTCATCAGCAGGCTGCGTGACTCTGGACCTTCTT ATTGTAATTACTCATTGGTGCAAGAGAGGCTCCAGCAAGAAGGCTATGAGACTTTTTCCAGATACAGAGCGCCTTTTAGGTGGTTCACGGCGCCCTGCAAAGAATAACACTGCCATGAAGAGACAGACAAAAGAGCAAATTCCTTCATCAGCACAAACAAAA ataaaaaacctGCAGAAGATGAGAGAGGTGGGCCAATACATGGATGTCAGCAGTCAACCTGCGAGAAAA AAGGAGACGTCAGATGTGGGAAGCGAGCCTCTGAGCAGGAGGGTTGGGTGGATCAGAGCCGACGGCTTCTGCTCCACAGACACATCCTGTGACTCCTCGCCGGTCAGCTCGGATCTGGAG TGGGATTTTGAAGCAGCAAATGCACACTGGAGCAAAGCAACAGCAAAACAACAGGAGGGTGATGAGTTTCCCCTCCAAGAGTGGCCGAAAAACCCCGAACCCTTTAACATCTGTGCCCGTTCCCCGTCTGGACTCGCACAGAAAGCTCTATCTGGCACGGAAGAGTGTGGTTCTGTTGTAAGCTTAGCTAAATGA
- the lsg1 gene encoding large subunit GTPase 1 homolog, with the protein MGKKKAGGGAVLGRALIKERLQAGRGNKRGDSWLHTSELNDGYDWGRLNLQSVTEQSSMDDFLATAELAGTEFVAEKLNIKFVPAEARAGLLTAEEKSELMKLHEDNKHFLRIPRRPHWDESTSPDELQQTEKDSFLEWRRALAQLEEEQKLILTPFERNLEFWRQLWRVIERSDVVVQIVDARNPLLFRCLDLESYVKEVSEHKVNMLLVNKADLLTREQRQVWAKYFEKEGLRAVFWSALAESNRLDAEEKGMEVADPECEESDPEEGGWQIKEVVRQKGADGEEEVKNKEEEDEDKGGEQSDIEEEQEEVSVDEEDWKTCSEGEEEAEGGTAGSSDASFHNSSRLLRKDELLEMFKAVHNGSRVKEGQLTVGLVGYPNVGKSSTINTILRNKKVSVSATPGHTKHFQTLYVEPGLCLCDCPGLVMPSFVSTKAEMICSGILPIDQMRDHVPAISLICQTIPRHVLEGTYGINIIRPREDEDPDRPPTAEELLMAYGYMRGFMTSHGQPDQSRSARYVLKDYVSGKLLYCHPPPHIKPEDFQPQHKKFENRDSDSSDLSTVMNRQRKIKRIENVVDKNFFHQENVRALSKGIQSVMGYKPGSGPVGPGKAESEMAVGKPWKKHSNRNKKEKVRRITKHLDA; encoded by the exons ATGGGCAAGAAGAAGGCGGGCGGAGGAGCCGTGCTGGGCAGAGCTCTGATCAAGGAGAGGCTTCAGGCAGGCCGGGGAAACAAAAGGGGCGACTCTTGG cTCCACACCAGTGAACTGAATGATGGCTACGACTGGGGGCGGCTGAACCTGCAGTCAGTGACAGAACAAAGTTCCATGGATGACTTTCTGGCCACAGCTGAACTGGCAGGAACAGAGTTTGTTGCAG aGAAACTCAATATCAAGTTTGTGCCGGCAGAAGCTCGAGCCGGCTTATTAACAGCTGAGGAGAAAAGCGAACTCATGAAGCTGCACGAAGACAACAAACATTTCCTCAGAATTCCGAGACG ACCCCACTGGGATGAAAGCACCAGTCCAGACGAGCTTCAGCAGACAGAGAAAGACAGCTTCTTGGAGTGGAGACGAGCACTTGCACA GctggaagaggagcagaagttAATTCTCACCCCATTTGAGAGAAACCTTGAATTTTGGAGACAGCTGTGGAGAGTGATTGAGAGGAG tgACGTCGTTGTTCAAATCGTTGATGCCAGAAATCCTTTGCTGTTCAGATGTCTGGACCTT GAGTCCTACGTTAAAGAAGTTTCAGAGCATAAGGTGAACATGCTTCTGGTGAACAAAGCTGACCTACTGACCAGGGAGCAGAGGCAAGTCTGGGCCAAATACTTTGAGAAAGAGGGGCTGAGGGCAGTTTTCTGGTCTGCTCTGGCTGAGAGCAACAGGCTGGATGCAGAGGAAAAG GGCATGGAGGTGGCCGATCCAGAGTGTGAAGAGAGTGATCCAGAAGAAGGAGGATGGCAAATTAAAGAAGTCGTGAGGCAGAAAGGTGCAGATGGAGAGGAAGAGGTAAAGaacaaggaggaggaggatgaggacaAAGGGGGAGAACAGAGTGACATAGAGGAAGAGCAGGAAGAGGTAAGCGTAGATGAGGAGGACTGGAAGACCTGTTCAGAAGGTGAGGAAGaagcagagggagggactgctgGTTCATCCGATGCATCTTTCCACAACTCCAGCCGTCTGCTGCGCAAGGACGAGCTGCTGGAAATGTTCAAGGCTGTTCACAACGGCTCCAGGGTTAAAGAAGGACAGCTGACAGTGGGACTG GTCGGGTATCCTAATGTGGGAAAGAGTTCAACCATCAACACTATTCTGAGGAACAAGAAGGTTTCTGTCTCAGCCACTCCTGGACACACTAAACACTTTCAG ACGTTATATGTGGAGCCAGGCCTGTGTCTCTGTGACTGCCCAGGTCTGGTCATGCCCTCCTTCGTTTCTACCAAAGCTGAGATGATCTGCTCTGGGATTCTGCCCATAGACCAGATGAGAGACCACGTACCTGCGATCTCACTC ATATGTCAGACGATCCCTCGGCATGTGTTAGAAGGCACCTATGGCATCAATATCATCAGACCGCGGGAAGATGAAGACCCTGACAGACCGCCCACCGCGGAAGAACTGCTGATGGCATATGGAT ATATGAGAGGTTTCATGACGTCGCACGGCCAGCCCGATCAGTCCAGATCGGCCCGCTACGTCCTGAAGGATTATGTGAGC GGCAAGCTTCTGTACTGCCATCCCCCTCCTCATATAAAACCTGAAGACTTCCAGCCGCAGCACAAAAAGTTTGAGAATAGAGACTCAGACAGCAGTGACCTCTCCACAGTAATGAACAGACAACGCAAAATTAAGAGAATCGAAAACGTGGTTGACAAGAACTTTTTCCATCAG GAGAACGTGCGGGCACTCTCCAAAGGAATTCAGTCTGTGATGGGCTACAAACCAGGCAGTGGACCTGTAGGTCCAGGCAAAGCTGAATCAGAGATGGCAGTGGGCAAACCTTggaaaaaacacagcaacagGAACAAGAAGGAGAAAGTGCGGCGGATTACTAAGCATCTGGATGCCTGA
- the fam43a gene encoding protein FAM43A, translating to MLLLTGNSSKMLPWKKNKFDLIEEDKQSKQKGYAVSLNYSALTSFAKSCPESALNRVGSMFKSKRKKLKITSEDPTYTVLYLGNATTIQSKGDGCTDVAVSKIWGKSEMGKNGTKMRLTISSQGIRMVHVDDKARRPGHLYLLHRITYCVADPRLPKIFAWIYRHEMKHKAVMLRCHAVLVSKPEKAKAMALLLYQTSATALAEFKRLKRRDDARHQQQQLIGEQTIPLVPLRKLLNGQCYYKPPVERSRSAPKLGSITEDLVGEEEEEKAMHFECEDILDTDHDCVANGKQELTQIINDLGEMSIGNDVQTLKADLRVTRLLSGESTGSESSIESNQEPPPLINGFDEVKVQETA from the exons A tgctgctgttgaCTGGAAACAGCAGTAAAATGCTGCCTTGGAAGAAGAATAAGTTCGACCTGATTGAGGAAGACAAGCAGTCCAAGCAGAAGGGCTATGCGGTGAGTCTCAACTACTCGGCGCTCACCTCCTTCGCCAAGTCCTGCCCCGAGAGCGCACTCAACAGGGTGGGCAGCATGTTCAAGTCAAAGAGGAAAAAGCTGAAGATCACCAGCGAAGATCCCACGTACACGGTGCTTTACCTGGGGAACGCTACGACGATCCAGTCCAAAGGAGACGGCTGCACGGACGTAGCGGTGAGCAAGATCTGGGGCAAAAGCGAGATGGGCAAGAACGGCACCAAGATGAGGCTGACCATCAGCTCCCAGGGCATCCGCATGGTGCATGTGGATGACAAGGCCAGGAGACCGGGACACTTGTACTTGCTGCACCGGATAACCTACTGCGTCGCGGACCCACGGCTACCCAAGATTTTCGCTTGGATTTACAGGCACGAGATGAAGCACAAGGCCGTAATGCTGCGCTGCCACGCAGTGCTGGTGTCCAAGCCGGAGAAGGCAAAGGCCATGGCGCTGCTGCTGTACCAGACCTCGGCAACAGCCCTGGCTGAGTTTAAAAGACTAAAACGGAGGGACGATGCCaggcaccagcagcagcagctcataGGGGAACAAACCATCCCCTTGGTGCCTCTCAGGAAGCTGCTGAACGGACAGTGCTACTACAAACCCCCGGTGGAGCGCAGCCGGAGTGCACCAAAACTGGGCTCTATCACGGAGGACTTGGtgggggaggaagaggaggagaaagcaATGCACTTTGAGTGTGAGGACATTCTGGACACGGACCATgattgtgttgccaatggcaaACAAGAGTTGACTCAAATTATTAATGACTTGGGAGAGATGAGCATAGGAAACGACGTGCAGACACTGAAAGCTGACCTCAGAGTCACCAGACTCCTCTCTGGTGAGAGCACAGGGAGCGAATCCTCCATAGAAAGCAACCAGGAGCCGCCACCACTAATCAATGGCTTTGATGAGGTAAAGGTGCAAGAAACTGCCTAA